In Torulaspora globosa chromosome 1, complete sequence, a genomic segment contains:
- the RSA1 gene encoding Rsa1p (ancestral locus Anc_6.198) → MLIKRLPSEGGSIAMNYHSNAGYGRGFRPLPRPSSSGTLSGGPQYEPTNKRQRLQETPAVGAGYPPPPLPYHMPTPMATYPYCMQPPPASHPMPLPYMSNEWSAQPYREPPQTIAGSRQQPQSVEIEAASGDEEGDERGNDESSQDESSEEQQSEATGSQPLTVPGTSITLATEEDILKWREERKRMWLLKISNNKQKHMQGMGIKEEDLKVQKSALQEGKKQKQFIQNIQNQVNRINPRSTLSVRIAQREMAQENSRLLDFIEKLGDAGLLNCELTEEEKEKLFGPHDSTQKKGRNSYRSDFKKSDTHTSNKAYHRR, encoded by the coding sequence ATGCTGATAAAGAGGCTACCATCGGAAGGGGGTTCGATTGCAATGAATTATCACTCTAACGCAGGCTACGGACGCGGGTTTCGTCCGCTGCCGAGACCTTCTTCCTCCGGAACGCTGTCCGGAGGCCCTCAGTATGAACCAACGAACAAGAGGCAGAGACTGCAGGAGACTCCTGCTGTAGGAGCAGGCTATCCACCCCCGCCGCTGCCATACCATATGCCAACGCCGATGGCAACTTATCCTTATTGCATGCAGCCTCCGCCGGCATCTCATCCCATGCCATTGCCTTATATGAGCAACGAATGGTCTGCGCAGCCGTACCGGGAACCTCCGCAGACGATTGCTGGGTCAAGGCAGCAGCCCCAGTCTGTGGAAATTGAAGCTGCCTCTGGGGATGAGGAAGGAGATGAACGTGGGAACGATGAGAGTTCACAGGATGAGAGCTCTGAGGAACAGCAATCCGAAGCCACAGGTTCGCAACCGCTCACTGTGCCAGGGACTTCCATTACGCTGGCGACAGAGGAAGACATTCTGAAATGGCGGGAGGAGAGGAAAAGAATGTGGCTATTGAAGATCTCGAATAATAAGCAAAAGCATATGCAGGGCATGGGCATTAAAGAGGAGGATCTAAAGGTCCAGAAAAGTGCTTTGCAGGAGGGAAAAAAGCAGAAACAGTTCATACAAAACATTCAAAATCAAGTCAACAGAATAAACCCTCGGTCTACACTCAGTGTGAGAATTGCGCAGCGGGAAATGGCACAAGAGAACTCAAGGCTCCTGgatttcatcgaaaagctgGGTGATGCTGGTCTTCTTAACTGTGAGCTCacagaagaggaaaaggaGAAGCTGTTTGGCCCACATGACAGCActcagaagaaaggaagaaaCTCTTACAGATCGGACTTTAAGAAAAGTGACACTCACACATCCAACAAAGCGTACCATCGTCGTTAA
- the GUP1 gene encoding O-acyltransferase (ancestral locus Anc_6.190), whose translation MGSRACMKLWIEGAVSWVYMARIMQNVERFLSVESLDGRLKPCSRDVKYQNKENDGDGSKLNGKVLTTQPSRWGTWEFRFYYLAFIVVLPLMLKAVMEASSELNPNYPRYAGMLSKGWIFGRKVDNSDSQYRFFRDNLPLLIALMLGHTVVKRVVRYATGASKLSFDFGFGLCFLYAAHGVNSVRILLHMLVMYSIAHLLKNERKLATVLSWTYGIGTLFINDKFRNYPFSNFISCLSFLDTGYKGIIHRWDVFFNFTLLRMLSYNMDFLERWSSIRQNQPSTSSADASTNDARISSDSFESSATSTVLNERQRLVAPHNIQDYGVINYIAYITYTPLLIAGPIVTFNDYVYQSRNTLPSINVRYITSYAIRFAICILTMEMVLHFAYVVAISKTKAWTGDTPFQISMIGLFNLNIIWLKLLIPWRLFRLWALIDGIDAPENMIRCVDNNYSALAFWRAWHRSYNKWVVRYIYIQLGGSKNRILSSLAVFSFVAIWHDIQLKLLLWGWLIVIFLLPELFATQFFARYRNRPWYRHLCAAGAVINIWMMMIANLFGFCLGSDGTMVFLRDLFGTLPGITFAVTASGALFIAVQIMFEQREHERRHGINLKC comes from the coding sequence ATGGGTAGTAGAGCATGTATGAAGTTATGGATAGAAGGTGCCGTCAGTTGGGTTTATATGGCCAGAATAATGCAGAATGTGGAACGGTTTTTGTCCGTGGAATCTCTCGACGGGAGGTTAAAGCCTTGTTCGAGGGACGTGAAATACCAAAATAAGGAGAATGATGGAGATGGTTCCAAATTGAATGGTAAAGTTTTGACTACACAGCCGTCCCGCTGGGGCACTTGGGAGTTCAGATTTTACTATCTGGCATTCATCGTCGTTCTACCGCTGATGCTCAAGGCGGTGATGGAAGCAAGTAGTGAACTAAATCCAAACTATCCTAGATACGCTGGAATGCTCTCCAAAGGGTGGATTTTTGGGAGGAAGGTGGATAACAGCGATTCGCAGTACCGATTTTTCCGGGATAACCTCCCACTGCTAATTGCACTCATGCTGGGACATACAGTTGTCAAAAGAGTTGTTCGGTACGCAACCGGAGCTTCAAAGCTGAGTTTTGACTTTGGCTTTGGCTTGTGTTTCCTATATGCAGCTCATGGTGTCAATTCGGTGCGCATCTTGCTTCACATGTTGGTGATGTACTCAATTGCTCATCTATTGAAAAACGAGCGGAAACTGGCTACTGTTCTATCGTGGACATATGGAATTGGGACGCTCTTTATAAATGACAAGTTCAGGAACTATCCGTTCAGCAATTTCATCAGTTGCCTTTCATTCCTTGATACAGGTTATAAAGGCATAATCCACAGATGGgatgtcttcttcaatttcacTCTTCTTCGAATGTTAAGTTACAACATGGACTTCTTAGAAAGATGGAGCAGTATCAGGCAGAACCAGCCCTCAACGTCGTCAGCTGACGCTTCCACAAACGATGCAAGAATATCTTCGGATAGTTTTGAGAGCTCCGCAACTTCAACAGTACTAAATGAAAGACAGCGTTTAGTTGCACCTCACAATATTCAGGATTATGGAGTGATAAACTATATCGCATACATCACGTACACTCCGCTGCTGATTGCAGGCCCGATAGTTACTTTTAATGATTACGTGTACCAAAGTAGGAATACACTCCCATCCATCAACGTCCGGTATATTACTTCATATGCCATCAGATTTGCTATTTGCATCTTAACTATGGAGATGGTTTTGCACTTTGCATACGTGGTGGCGATCTCTAAAACGAAAGCCTGGACTGGCGATACTCCTTTCCAAATTTCCATGATCGGCCTTTTCAACTTAAATATCATCTGGCTGAAGCTTCTCATTCCATGGAGACTTTTTAGACTATGGGCCCTTATCGACGGAATTGACGCTCCAGAGAATATGATTCGTTGTGTCGATAATAATTACAGCGCACTAGCATTCTGGAGAGCCTGGCATAGAAGTTACAACAAATGGGTTGTTCGTTATATCTATATTCAGCTTGGCGGTTCCAAAAACAGAattctttcatctttggcaGTCTTTTCCTTTGTGGCCATATGGCATGACATTCAGTTGAAACTCCTGTTGTGGGGATGGTTGATTGTCATCTTTCTCCTACCAGAACTATTCGCTACGCAATTCTTCGCTCGCTACAGGAATCGGCCATGGTACAGACATTTGTGCGCAGCTGGAGCAGTCATCAACATctggatgatgatgattgcTAACTTATTTGGTTTTTGCTTAGGGTCCGATGGCACCATGGTCTTCTTAAGGGACCTTTTTGGCACTCTGCCTGGTATCACGTTTGCCGTAACCGCGAGCGGTGCACTCTTCATTGCCGTGCAGATTATGTTCGAACAAAGAGAACACGAACGCAGACATGGAATCAACTTGAAATGCTAG
- the SCY1 gene encoding Scy1p (ancestral locus Anc_6.191) — protein sequence MFWSAKTGITSKYSFSSSPTFTCEPWNIYMGRLKSSNSASGAPSKVSIFVFDKRQFENHLLNYGIIKSRSSSHDKTLLQDAYEVLRRQVSNLSKLKHPNILAVIEPLEEHSKNFMFVTEYVTGSVESVFGHGNEETSFLQQHDKEEVIIQRGLLETVQALDFIHNRAISVHLDIQPRSILINENSDWKVSGLGHLIKLPHGTSSSEYFIDQYDPRIPSFLHLQLNYTAPEIVLENTVSFKSDFFSLGLLIYMLYTGKDMLSTENSTSQYRAEYTRFERKLATMSWENMFNKLPVSLRPCMPRLMNRDIYSRYDNINEFLDSEFFQDPLIKTLSFLDDLPTKTNDEKVVFLNGLEELLPKFPVTLLQRKFLTVLLEGLAQQCKDKEPNGPCISKEVEIIIRIGSTVSQLTFQEKIYPALTKKSDFPIILHNATMALIKNLSTIRQKVKKEDFLEIILKPLLTFTFHDMQGEQSLAAQESLLGDLNIVADLFDFVTMKNFLMPLISHLFTKTTSLMVKVSSISCLRELIEKELVDSDLICDEVLPLFKSMKTRDPRILMQSLTLFEMVPKVIKSDGTLVEQLLPLLWNYSMSQTLDKAQYSRYTVVINRLSHTIQKTHSNTLQDPTSSSHDAAGTKDFDNLIKPVSVKREDPETKAAKSIAVPAIVPKKKSGARKPSILTPRPAQPSKNAPRPRILPLKPRQQEADADDFDDFVSATSSPAPPTANHGSASTTPSHGHPRIIMESKLHTPMSNLPPGFSVSLQPSRKPFDTATRSEDSSASLI from the coding sequence ATGTTTTGGTCAGCGAAGACCGGTATCACCTCCAAGTATTCATTCTCTTCATCGCCGACTTTCACCTGCGAACCATGGAACATTTATATGGGTAGATTGAAGTCCTCAAATTCCGCATCTGGTGCGCCATCCAAAGTCTCTatcttcgtcttcgatAAGAGACAATTCGAGAATCATCTGTTGAATTATGGTATTATAAAATCTAGAAGCTCGTCGCATGACAAGACTCTGCTGCAAGACGCATATGAAGTGTTAAGAAGACAGGTGAGTAACCTAAGTAAGCTCAAGCACCCTAATATCCTGGCAGTGATTGAACCTCTGGAAGAGCACAGTAAGAATTTCATGTTTGTAACCGAGTATGTGACAGGATCAGTGGAGTCTGTGTTTGGACATGGGaatgaagaaacaagcTTTCTCCAGCAACACGACAAGGAAGAAGTTATCATTCAGAGAGGCTTGCTTGAAACAGTGCAGGCATTGGATTTTATACACAACCGGGCAATTTCCGTCCACTTGGACATTCAACCGCGGTCAATTTTAATCAACGAGAACTCCGATTGGAAAGTCTCCGGTCTAGGGCATCTGATAAAACTTCCGCATGGTACCAGCTCAAGTGAGTACTTTATCGACCAATATGACCCAAGGATACCTTCCTTTCTTCACCTGCAGTTGAATTACACCGCACCAGAGATTGTTCTTGAGAATACTgtctctttcaaaagcgACTTCTTTTCATTGGGGCTATTGATTTACATGCTGTATACAGGGAAGGATATGCTATCTACCGAAAACTCCACCAGTCAGTACAGGGCGGAATACACcagatttgaaagaaagcttGCAACTATGTCGTGGGAAAATATGTTCAATAAACTCCCGGTGAGCCTAAGACCATGCATGCCCAGATTGATGAACCGAGATATTTATTCCCGCTATGATAATATCAATGAATTTTTGGATAGTGAGTTCTTTCAGGATCCGCTTATTAAGACCTTGAGTTTCCTTGACGATCTGCCAACTAAAACTAACGATGAAAAAGTTGTGTTCCTAAACGGTCTTGAGGAACTTCTGCCAAAGTTTCCGGTCACATTACTGCAGAGGAAGTTCTTGACTGTTCTGCTCGAGGGTTTGGCTCAACAATGCAAGGACAAAGAACCCAATGGACCCTGTATTTCTAAGGAGGTAGAGATTATAATCAGAATCGGATCAACAGTCTCGCAGCTTAcatttcaagagaagatcTATCCTGCGTTGACGAAAAAATCCGACTTTCCAATCATTCTTCACAATGCCACGATGGCTCTCATCAAGAACTTATCTACCATAAGGCAGAAAGTAAAAAAAGAggatttcttggaaattATTCTAAAACCACTGTTAACTTTCACATTTCATGACATGCAAGGAGAGCAGTCTCTGGCAGCACAGGAATCCTTGTTGGGGGATCTGAATATTGTTGCAGACCTTTTCGATTTCGTTAcaatgaagaatttcttgatgccCTTGATATCCCATTTGTTCACCAAGACGACGAGTCTCATGGTGAAAGTATCGAGCATATCGTGCCTGAGAGAACTGATCGAGAAAGAGCTAGTCGACTCGGATCTCATTTGCGATGAGGTGTTGCCACTTTTCAAGTCAATGAAGACGAGAGATCCAAGAATCCTGATGCAATCGCTGACATTATTTGAAATGGTTCCTAAAGTCATTAAAAGCGACGGGACCCTCGTAGAACAGCTTTTGCCTCTGCTGTGGAATTACTCCATGTCCCAAACACTAGACAAAGCGCAATACAGTCGGTACACTGTCGTCATCAATAGACTCTCCCACACCATCCAGAAAACGCACTCCAACACCCTACAAGACCCTACCTCGAGCTCGCACGATGCTGCTGGCACCAAGGACTTCGATAACCTGATAAAACCAGTGTCAGTCAAACGTGAAGATCCCGAGACCAAGGCCGCCAAGAGTATTGCAGTTCCAGCCATTGTGCCGAAGAAAAAGTCTGGCGCCAGAAAGCCATCAATACTAACTCCAAGACCCGCTCAACCATCAAAGAACGCTCCAAGACCAAGAATTTTACCTCTAAAGCCACGCCaacaagaagcagatgcgGACGATTTTGACGATTTTGTCTCCGCCACATCATCCCCAGCTCCGCCCACGGCCAACCACGGCAGCGCCTCTACTACACCGTCGCATGGACACCCTCGCATTATTATGGAGTCTAAACTACACACTCCGATGTCTAATCTGCCACCCGGGTTTTCCGTCTCTCTACAGCCGAGCCGGAAGCCCTTCGATACAGCAACAAGATCTGAAGATAGCTCTGCCTCACTAATATAA
- the NAB3 gene encoding Nab3p (ancestral locus Anc_6.193), producing MSDTEMTNSTETPELAEMEETKISTSSEFVTNDEEEQQIEAQSESEVPGSENEVPQEAAEDEQEPSEEQQEPSESVDDGEVAEEDDKEAGDDEDAVDVDNEQAGGDEEAQVSSSHEGEEESADKEYNGAGEAAESSDADPQEDKSTTDVVEMAAEQYGRAENVQYDLLQRQAKYIMESNMLNLPQYQQLSQEDKISALVNMLNSNPDTMMPVIPEMRSLSQPEVVSQPGQEMSPRGRSRPDLNGPMSPEERERYAQYLHGENRITEMHDIPPKSRLFIGNLPLKNVSKEDLFRIFSPYGHILQINIKNAFGFIQYNNPQSVRDAIENESQEQNFGKKLILEVSSSNARPQFDHGDHGTNSSSTFISSSKRPFQHEESDAADMYNDNQGYKKSKRRVPACVIYVKRTADRGYANEVFNHFRRGTDLETDMIFLKPRMELRKMINEVAHDGVWGVILVNKTRNVDIQTFYKGPQGETKFDEYISISADDAIAIFNNLKPSRGSAGGPPVGPVNPYAQQPAAIPPPQHPSSQNYYGGYGMPPPQQPYVQQGYGMPLPNQGYGAPAPAPMGQPYGRYQGSPPAMEPALSQPQLSSLLSANGGGQMNQQQLLSAIQNLPPNVVSNLLSMAQQQQQQQQPQTQQQLLGLLQSMQGQQLPQQQQASAYSSLNDSYAQRSPMGTVQPQQSPPPPLQPQPQQPQQQPQQSSPGNNVQSLLDSLAKLQK from the coding sequence ATGTCTGACACTGAAATGACTAACTCCACTGAAACACCGGAGCTTGCCGAAATGGAGGAGACGAAGATATCGACTTCCAGCGAGTTTGTGAcaaatgatgaggaagaacAGCAAATAGAAGCCCAAAGTGAGTCTGAAGTTCCAGGTTCGGAAAATGAAGTTCCACAGGAAGCAGCTGAGGACGAACAGGAACCCTCTGaggagcagcaggaacCATCTGAATCTGTCGATGACGGCGAAGTcgctgaggaagatgatAAGGAAGCtggtgatgatgaagacgcAGTAGACGTTGATAATGAGCAAGCTGGCGGTGATGAAGAGGCGCAAGTGAGCTCCTCGCATGAGggtgaagaagaatctgCAGATAAAGAGTACaatggagctggagaagcGGCAGAGTCCAGTGATGCAGATCCGCAAGAAGATAAAAGCACCACAGATGTCGTTGAGATGGCGGCTGAGCAATATGGGAGAGCCGAGAATGTTCAGTACGATTTGCTGCAAAGGCAGGCTAAGTACATCATGGAGAGTAACATGCTAAACCTTCCGCAGTATCAGCAGCTGTCGCAGGAGGACAAGATCTCGGCGCTGGTGAATATGCTAAACTCAAATCCAGACACCATGATGCCAGTGATTCCAGAGATGCGGAGCTTGTCCCAGCCTGAGGTCGTATCGCAGCcaggccaagaaatgtCGCCAAGGGGACGTTCAAGGCCAGATTTGAACGGTCCAATGTCGCCTGAAGAGCGTGAGCGTTATGCTCAATATCTCCACGGAGAGAACAGGATAACGGAAATGCATGATATTCCGCCTAAGTCGAGACTTTTCATTGGTAACTTGCCTCTCAAGAACGTCTCTAAAGAGGATCTATTCAGAATTTTCTCACCTTATGGGCATATTCTTCAGATAAACATCAAGAACGCGTTCGGTTTCATACAGTACAACAACCCTCAAAGCGTAAGAGATGCGATTGAAAACGAATCGCAAGAACAAAATTTCGGTAAGAAACTGATCTTAGAAGTTTCAAGCTCCAACGCTAGGCCGCAGTTCGACCACGGTGATCATGGGACAAACAGCAGCTCTACCttcatctcttcttccaaacGTCCTTTCCAGCACGAGGAAAGCGACGCAGCTGATATGTATAATGACAACCAGGGATACAAGAAATCCAAGAGGCGCGTACCAGCTTGCGTCATCTACGTTAAGAGAACTGCTGACCGCGGGTATGCAAACGAGGTCTTCAACCATTTCAGACGCGGCACAGACCTGGAAACTGACAtgattttcttgaagcctcGTATGGAACTCAGAAAAATGATTAACGAAGTAGCTCATGATGGGGTCTGGGGTGTTATTCTGGTCAACAAGACTAGAAACGTGGATATCCAGACGTTCTACAAAGGTCCTCAAGGTGAGACTAAGTTTGACGAATACATCAGTATCTCCGCCGATGATGCGATAGCCATTTTCAATAATCTCAAACCTTCCAGAGGCTCGGCTGGGGGGCCACCCGTGGGGCCTGTTAATCCATATGCACAACAGCCGGCTGCAATACCTCCTCCTCAACATCCATCTTCGCAAAACTACTATGGCGGGTACGGTATGCCGCCTCCACAGCAGCCCTACGTTCAACAGGGATACGGCATGCCATTGCCTAACCAAGGATATGGAGCACCTGCGCCAGCACCAATGGGTCAACCTTACGGCCGCTATCAAGGTTCACCTCCAGCTATGGAGCCAGCTCTGTCCCAACCGCAGTTATCATCCTTATTAAGCGCAAACGGTGGTGGCCAAATGAATCAGCAGCAACTGCTATCCGCCATCCAGAACTTACCGCCAAACGTTGTTTCCAATCTATTGTCCATGgcgcagcagcagcaacagcagcagcaaccaCAGACTCAGCAACAACTGCTTGGTCTACTGCAATCAATGCAAGGCCAGCAGCttccacagcagcagcaggcaTCTGCTTACTCGTCATTAAATGACAGCTACGCACAGCGCTCTCCCATGGGCACAGTGCAACCACAGCAATCGCCTCCACCTCCACTGCAACCACAACCACAGCAACCGCAACAACAGCCACAACAATCTTCTCCCGGTAATAACGTACAAAGTCTCTTGGACAGTTTGGCTAAATTGCAAAAGTGA
- the COA2 gene encoding Coa2p (ancestral locus Anc_6.192) yields the protein MRAATRNHVTNRLFMTTFLVAFSSVALGSVLPCPAHTLDSDSPTHDHQRANQHQKPAVQQNKVTDI from the coding sequence ATGAGAGCAGCCACAAGAAATCATGTTACGAATCGACTATTCATGACTACCTTCCTGGTAGCCTTCTCGTCGGTAGCCTTGGGGTCCGTTTTGCCGTGTCCGGCTCACACACTAGACTCCGACAGTCCCACACACGATCACCAGCGAGCAAACCAGCACCAGAAGCCCGCTGTTCAACAAAACAAGGTTACAGATATATGA
- a CDS encoding MINDY family deubiquitinase (ancestral locus Anc_6.195) encodes MDISFSTKSIQINGCQHKILLQNQNGPCALLALANVLLLAPRHAAEVQELIYLVSRNESVALQDLVQVLANIGIQNQHGADTDVSQLLQLLPQLHTGLNINPKFNGSFEDGVEMSIFRLYNVAIVHGWIIDSESDPVVYGHVSKYSYEDAQKVLIEAYEVQRNNLQVANSEQVLEDASYIRSFFARSATQLTEYGLRHLQEVLVEKSFAVLFRNDHFSTIYKNNGELFTLVTDLGFRDRGDVVWQALKSVSGSQDAFYTGAFIPTSLERTRTTATSGTQNQPDSFVSNPFSDRNDARAPATNEIQQIEDDELLARRLQEEEDREAVSSIQRRQDQAIRKDKQSKGKKARSKNGAKRSKKEKLKQCIIM; translated from the coding sequence ATGGATATAAGCTTCTCTACGAAAAGCATCCAAATAAATGGATGCCAACACAAGATATTACTGCAAAACCAAAATGGTCCTTGTGCATTGTTAGCCCTCGCCAACGTACTTCTTCTCGCTCCTCGCCATGCAGCAGAAGTGCAGGAGCTAATCTATCTGGTCTCACGGAATGAATCGGTTGCCTTACAGGATTTGGTTCAGGTGTTGGCGAATATTGGAATTCAAAATCAACACGGAGCAGACACTGATGTTAGTCAATTGTTGCAACTATTGCCACAATTGCATACAGGTCTGAACATAAACCCCAAGTTTAATGGCTCCTTCGAAGACGGCGTTGAAATGTCGATTTTCCGGCTCTACAACGTCGCCATTGTTCATGGGTGGATTATAGACAGCGAGAGTGACCCAGTCGTCTATGGACATGTTTCCAAATACTCGTACGAAGACGCACAAAAGGTCCTCATCGAGGCCTACGAGGTGCAAAGAAACAACCTTCAAGTAGCCAACAGCGAGCAGGTTTTAGAGGATGCGAGCTATATCAGGTCTTTCTTTGCTCGATCCGCCACGCAATTGACAGAATACGGTCTGAGACATCTACAGGAGGTCTTGGTTGAGAAATCGTTCGCAGTTCTCTTCAGAAACGACCATTTTTCCACGATCTACAAGAACAACGGCGAGTTGTTCACTCTTGTGACAGACCTCGGCTTCAGGGACCGCGGCGACGTGGTCTGGCAAGCGCTTAAGTCGGTAAGCGGATCCCAGGATGCTTTCTACACTGGAGCCTTCATCCCAACGAGCCTTGAAAGGACAAGAACCACAGCGACGTCGGGAACCCAAAACCAGCCGGACTCCTTCGTCTCCAATCCTTTCAGTGACCGTAACGACGCCCGTGCGCCCGCTACCAACGAAATACAGCagatcgaagatgatgaattGCTCGCTAGGAGACTGcaagaggaggaagatcGCGAGGCCGTCAGCAGTATCCAAAGACGTCAGGACCAGGCAATCAGAAAAGACAAGCAATCTAAAGGCAAAAAAGCTCGCTCAAAGAACGGTGCTAAGCGTagcaagaaggagaagctCAAGCAGTGTATTATAATGTAA
- a CDS encoding uncharacterized protein (ancestral locus Anc_6.196), with product MEEVRRFRFTLDEAKSERGVVKLIGRASDVNPDRFARRDNLLFDEKSLSKNHALLGLKLLDPLETGVHIIDQFRIYVKDLGSTYGIVDLNSEESDPFVIDLKNGERFGLIGLEQPISMYQGRAAKLKFQVNLQYHDVDKGIFECIVKDVSFDDSPILSRPSTCEDAASGSSSESNFSEDFTIIREEALGESDIDEVENEETESSSSSYSSDSGTSGRYAIVDLIESDNTPEKWDILQTEKSDDDSDHLCSCSSGTCRLGSKYVIINYGGKAADDGPETNKAAGIVRVFVISALAGFFLGFLGTVVLLVGLALKEME from the coding sequence ATGGAGGAAGTCAGAAGGTTCCGATTCACTTTGGATGAGGCAAAGTCGGAGAGAGGTGTGGTGAAACTGATAGGTCGCGCCAGTGACGTGAATCCCGATAGGTTTGCTAGAAGGGATAATCTATTGTTTGACGAGAAGTCGTTGAGTAAAAATCATGCGTTGTTGGGCCTGAAATTGCTGGATCCCTTGGAAACGGGAGTGCATATCATCGATCAGTTTCGAATCTATGTCAAGGACCTGGGGAGCACATACGGGATCGTGGATTTGAACTCTGAAGAAAGCGATCCGTTCGTGAtagatttgaagaatggagAAAGGTTCGGGCTGATCGGGTTGGAACAGCCGATTTCCATGTACCAGGGCCGGGCCGCAAAACTGAAGTTTCAGGTTAATTTGCAATATCACGACGTTGACAAAGGCATATTCGAGTGCATTGTCAAAGACGTGTCGTTTGATGACAGTCCGATCCTCTCCAGGCCATCGACTTGCGAAGACGCCGCTTCCGGCTCCTCTTCGGAGTCGAATTTTAGTGAAGATTTCACGATCattagagaagaagcattaGGTGAGTCGGACATCGATGAAGTGGAGAACGAGGAGACAGAATCGTCTTCCAGCTCGTATTCTTCCGACTCGGGAACGAGTGGTAGATATGCGATAGTTGATCTGATCGAGTCGGACAACACACCAGAGAAGTGGGATATTCTACAAACGGAGAAGTCGGACGACGATTCTGATCATTTGTGCAGCTGTTCAAGCGGGACATGCAGATTGGGAAGTAAATATGTCATTATCAATTATGGAGGCAAGGCAGCGGACGATGGACCAGAGACAAACAAGGCTGCAGGTATCGTCAGGGTCTTTGTCATCAGTGCACTCGCGGGCTTTTTTTTGGGATTTTTGGGTACGGTGGTTTTACTAGTCGGgttggctttgaaagagatggaaTAG
- the PRM3 gene encoding pheromone-regulated protein PRM3 (ancestral locus Anc_6.197), whose amino-acid sequence MSSSESDSGETISNKQNDVPAELNFQDKPSNKVFETVTEGRAAPGKKSRNPKEGRVSKPKRTVARSSQPRNAHRQRESRLIATPTAQQIAKDANSFYRGALLGSFLGATLTTVVTNLVAKAFQTS is encoded by the coding sequence ATGTCCAGCTCAGAATCAGACTCTGGAGAAACGATTTCTAACAAGCAAAACGACGTCCCTGCCGAGCTAAACTTTCAAGATAAACCGAGTAATAAAGTCTTCGAGACAGTCACAGAGGGAAGAGCAGCACCAGGGAAGAAGAGTAGAAATCCAAAGGAAGGAAGAGTGTCAAAACCCAAGAGAACAGTTGCGAGATCATCCCAACCACGCAATGCTCACCGCCAACGTGAATCCAGGTTGATCGCGACGCCGACAGCTCAGCAAATTGCAAAAGATGCCAATTCGTTCTACCGAGGTGCGCTCTTGGGCTCCTTTCTTGGCGCAACATTGACAACCGTCGTCACCAATTTAGTGGCCAAAGCCTTTCAAACAAGTTAA